The window AGCAAAAAATAATCGTCCCATCACATGTCCAAAATTTGTTATTAATATCACATAACCATCACCAGCGTTTGCCATAGCTGATAATAAGTTTAAATTTAAATATTTAGCAGACACTTGTTTCATTACTTCCACATCCTTTATTCACATATCTTTACCATTTTAACATGAGAAAAACTTCACGACTATAAGAAAGTGTGGAATTTTAGAAAGTTCCTTTGTTAAAAAGATAAGGTGCACGACTTAAAAGAAAGAAGCAGAAGTTCATCATGATTGGTTAAATCATAGAAACACATTCTTTTCTTCATGAGATCACATGATATAATGGTTATATCATGGAAAAAAAGGGGGAAGCGCGATGTATCGCTATATTTATGTAGAAGCTCAAGCTGAAACATTTTTTAATACTGCCAATCATCGAGAACTCATTGATGAGTATAGCCAAAAAGGATGGCGATTGGTAACCGCTATTCCAACTCAAATGAATAGTAATGGCTATATCAAAAAATACGATTTAGTTTTTGAAAAACCAATGAATAAATGAAAAAACTAAAATCACCTAAAAGGGATGAATAAGACAGGTCATAACTCAAACATCTTATGTTATAAGATAGTTGATGGGCTTATCCTAAATGATTGTCACTTATTATAATAGAATAAGTTTTTTCGGTGACTTCGTAAGAAGTCTCTTTTTTTATTGACTGTAAGAGGAATAATCAGAAAAGTTTTAAACAAAATAGAATCTTTTCTTACTTTTGTGTATAATTACGTTAATAAGTGTCAATTAAAAGAGGTGAATAACGTGCAGTTTTTGAAAGATTATCCGCGAAAGCGAATCGAGTTAGCGGCTATTGAGAAGCATTATGAGTTATTTAACTATCAAGAACTTTATCAATTTATTCAACGAGCGCTACAACAAGGGGATCTTGAACCCGTCAAAGCGAGTGGAAGTAATGGAAAAAAGCCGGCTCTTTATAAAAAATACCACATTGTGACAAAGATTAAAAACGAAGATAAGCTTCGTCAAGAATTGTTGTTTTCACTTTCTCCAGCTTTAAAAAATGATTATTATTTGAATCATCTAAGACAATATGCACTTGATCGTGAGGCAATTTTAAAACTCAGCGCTTTTTTTTCTGATCATCGTGATTGTTTACAATTTTCGACCTCATTAAATGAACGTAGTTTTCAAATTTGGCAACAAGAAAAATTTTTAGCTCAGGAAGGGCAACGATTGTTAAAAAATGTCGGATTGACCGTTGATGATTTAAATATTTATGAAACAGCTGAACCGTTAGCGTATTACAGTGTTTCTAAAGAGACGCCTCAAAATATTTTAATTATTGAAAACAAAGATACTTTTTATAGTCTACGTAAATTTTTAATTGAGGGGCATCCACTGATTCTTGGGTGTTCGATTAAAACGCTCATTTATGCCGGTGGTAAACGGGGAATTAAAGGGTTTCAACATTTTGAAGCAAGTGTTGAACCTTATTTATTAGATAAAGCAAATCAATTTTATTATTTTGGTGACTTAGATTATGAGGGAATCTTAATTTTTGAAAAATTACGTGATCACTTTTACTGTGAACCATTTGTATTAGGTTATGAGGCCATGCTCAAAAAAGCTCGTTCACTTCAACTGCCTAAAACAAAAGAAAAGCAAAACCGACAAATTAGTGAGATGTTTTTTGATTATTTTGAAGATAGTACCGTAATGAAAGAAATCTTAGAGTCCGATCGTTATATTCCACAAGAAATTTTAACGATGCAGGATATTTAGGAGGATAAACATGCAGTTTGATTTTTTAAGACAGTTTCAAACACGAATGAAAAAAGTGGGTGCTTATGCGACGCTTTTTAAAAATAGTTTAGCTAAAACGACTTGGAAAAACTATGGATTTGATGAGGCTCATGAACAAGTGAACCTCATGTTTTCGGTGTTACTTTATATTATGGAGTGTTCATTAAAAGAAGACGTTTGTACGATGGATGATATTGCAAACTTCATTGATCAATTAAATATGCAAGCTTATCAAAAGCCACTTTCTTATGAACAAGCAAAGGAGCTTGCTATTTTTATCGTTGACGTGGCGTTATGTAATGAAGGACGTCCGATGTATTTTGATGGTTTTAATTATGAAGACAATCACTATGAATCAATTTATATTAGCTTTGTTGGAAATAAAGTTGTGTATATCGATCAAGAGTTAAAACGAACGTCTTATTATTTAACCGATGAAGGGTATGAACTGATGTTATCGACGTTAGAAGTTGATAGCCATTTACAGTTAACGATTCAAGAAATGATTTTTAAACTTCATTTAGAAAAATCAACGTATGATAAAGCCGTGGATGATGTTAAAACAATTTTTAACTTACTTCGCATTCAATTTCAAAAAATTGAAGGAGCGATGCGTAAAATTAGACAAAATGCCTTACTTTATTCTGTTGATGATTATAAAGAGGTGGTCGAACAAAATTTAACCATTATCGAAGAAACAAAAGAAAAGTTTTTAGGCTATCGAGAAAATATTAAACGCAGGATGCAGGAGTTAGAAGAAAAAGATATTACCATTCAAAAATTAGCAGATGATGAACGTCAAAACTTAGGGCATTTAAAAACGATTGAAAGCTATTTAAATCAGGCACTCGATGAGCATCAGCGCATTTTAAATTCACATTTTGATTTAAAAAATCTTTATACAAAGGAATTAGAGGGATTAACACAAATGAGTTATATTCAACGGTTTAATTTTCGAACTAACTTTTATGATGAAGTGTTAAAGCAACCCCTAGCGCTTGAACATCTCGAGCATTTCTTACGTCCCGTATTTTTAAAATCATTAGATAAGACGTATAACTTAAGTAAATGTATTGAACTTCAGCGTCCCATTTCAAAAAAGAAAAAAGAAGAAGAATTTTTTACAACGATTGAAGAAGAATCAATGGAGTCTTTTATTCAAGAACAAAAGAAAAAACGATTAGCACACTATATGGATAGTTTAACGCTGTTATTATCGTTTGTGCTTGAGCATCAAGTGATCGAACTGAGCGAAATTAAGGCGCAGTTAGATGAACAAAAGCGTCAGGTATTAATTCCGAGCGTTGAAATTTTTAAAGAAATGATGATTGAACTTTTACAAGCTAAAACACTAGATATTTGTCAATTAAAGCAAGAACGATTAGAAACACTCAGTGAAACGAGTTATGATTTTCAATTAAGTACGTGCCTACTTGATGTACTAGAGGAACACTTCCCGTTAAAATCAGTGAATCAACTATCAGTGATGCGAACGGAAGATGGTGAAACGGTTTCGTTTGAACAAGTTAGTGATGAGACAGGACGTAAAAAAACGATTCGATGTTCAAATATTAGATTAGAGGTGTCGTAATTGAGTTATCAACTAGAAGAAATCAAATTGAGTCAACAAATTTTTTATCATTTATTATCAGAAACAGAACTAAGTGAGCAGACGGATAAGGCACTTTATTATGCGTATACGTCAAGTGAAAATGTGATGAATTTAGTCAAAAGTCAAGGAGAGATTGCGAACTGCAGCATTGAACGTTATGGAAGTAGTATTTATTTGATTCCAAAAGAAACAAACGAGTGGCTTGGTTTTTCAAAGCGTGAGTTAAAAAAGATCTTATGTAAGTCGTCAGGGACAGATAAAGATTATTATTTATCGCAGTTTGTTATTTTAACGCTGCTAGTTGAGTTTTATGATGGACAAGGTGTAAGTTCGAAAAGTCGCGATTTCATCCGTATTGGTGAGCTACAAAATATCATCGCGAGTCGACTAAAAGAAGGCGCAAGTTATTATGAAGAAGAGGTTCAACAACAAGTCGGAATTGCTTATAGTAATATGTTAGAAGCCTTTGAAGCCTTACGTAGTGATGAGAAAGGTTCTAAGCAAAAAACAACGAAAGAAGGTTTTTTACACGGCATTTTTAAGTTTTTACAACAGCAACAGTTAATTGAATACATTGAAGCAGATGAAATGATTACAACGACTAAAAAGTTAGATCATTTAATGGATTTTAATCTGTTAAATCAAAATCATTTTAAACGCGTGTTAACTGTTTTAAAGGAGGTAGAATATGAGTCGAATGAATCGAATTCGAATCGTTAATTTAAGTTATAACCAAGATGCCATTCGTATTGATGATGAGTGCTTTGAATTAGTCAATGAAAATACGTTATTCTCGTTACGAAATGGAGGAGGAAAATCGGTTTTAATTCAAATGTTAACCGCGCCTTTTGTCCATAAACGTTATCGTGATACGCTAGATCGACCATTTGCCAGTTATTTTAACACGAACCAACCCACGTTTATTTTGGTTGAGTGGAGCTTAGATCAAGAAGCCGGTTACGTGTTAACAGGAATGATGGTTCGTAAAAATCAAGAAACAAAAGAAGATGATGAACAGCGCCCAGAACTTGAAATGATTAACTTTATTCACGAATATGAATTTGAAAATGAGTTTGATATTAAACATTTGCCGCTACTGATTCAAGAAGATCAAAAGAAAACATTAAAAGGATTTCATGTTTGTCGACAATTGTTTGAGCAATGCAAGCAAAATAAACAATTAAAGTTTGATTACTATGATATGAATCAGCCGGCACGTGCTCGCGCCTACTTTTCTAAACTAGAAGAATTTCAAATTTACTCTAAAGAATGGGAATCGATTATTAAAAAGGTTAATTTAAAGGAATCAGGCTTATCGGAGTTGTTTAAAGAGGCAAAAGATGAAAAAGGATTAACTGAAAAGTGGTTTTTAGAAGCAATTGAAAATAAATTGAATCACCAACAAAATCGCATTAAAGGATTTGAAGCGTTGATTAAAAAATATGTGTTGCAATATAAAGAAAATGAAGGGAATTTTAAGCGAAAAGAAGGAATTTTAAAGTTTCAAGATATTATGCAACCGATTTTAGCCAGTGAGCGTGAGTTGCTTGAGAGTGAAGCTAAAGTGTCTAACTATGAGGAAGAACTCGCACAGTTAGCCGCTATTTTAGAGCAGTTACAACGAGAAACGATCAATCATTATGAAGAAAAAGAAGAAGAGTTAGAGAGGTTGTTACAAAAACAACATCGCCTAGCTCACGAGCAACAATCGTTAATTATTTATGAGTTAATGGATCAACAAGAGGAAGTCCAAGAAGAAAAGAAGCGAGTTGAACATGTTAAGTATCAACTTCAAGAACGACAAGCAAAAACAAAAAAACAACAACATATTTATGAAGCAGCTCAGCGTTATGAGTATTATAAGCAAGCATCTGAAGAGGTTCAACGCTGTGAATCAAGATTAGAGGTTGCTAAAAAAAGTCAAGAAGAATTATTGCCACGATTAAATGATTTAGGTTACAGTTTAAGTTTAAT of the Turicibacter sp. TJ11 genome contains:
- a CDS encoding DUF4177 domain-containing protein, whose translation is MYRYIYVEAQAETFFNTANHRELIDEYSQKGWRLVTAIPTQMNSNGYIKKYDLVFEKPMNK
- a CDS encoding DUF6063 family protein, whose translation is MSYQLEEIKLSQQIFYHLLSETELSEQTDKALYYAYTSSENVMNLVKSQGEIANCSIERYGSSIYLIPKETNEWLGFSKRELKKILCKSSGTDKDYYLSQFVILTLLVEFYDGQGVSSKSRDFIRIGELQNIIASRLKEGASYYEEEVQQQVGIAYSNMLEAFEALRSDEKGSKQKTTKEGFLHGIFKFLQQQQLIEYIEADEMITTTKKLDHLMDFNLLNQNHFKRVLTVLKEVEYESNESNSNR
- a CDS encoding Wadjet anti-phage system protein JetD domain-containing protein; the encoded protein is MQFLKDYPRKRIELAAIEKHYELFNYQELYQFIQRALQQGDLEPVKASGSNGKKPALYKKYHIVTKIKNEDKLRQELLFSLSPALKNDYYLNHLRQYALDREAILKLSAFFSDHRDCLQFSTSLNERSFQIWQQEKFLAQEGQRLLKNVGLTVDDLNIYETAEPLAYYSVSKETPQNILIIENKDTFYSLRKFLIEGHPLILGCSIKTLIYAGGKRGIKGFQHFEASVEPYLLDKANQFYYFGDLDYEGILIFEKLRDHFYCEPFVLGYEAMLKKARSLQLPKTKEKQNRQISEMFFDYFEDSTVMKEILESDRYIPQEILTMQDI